The nucleotide window AGTACTCGTGTGGAGCACAACGAAGTCATACTCCTTCGCGATCGCCACGGTTTGCACTTGGTTCAGTTTTTCCGGTGGCGCATCAAGCACGCGGCTATCTTTAATCATCCCGGCTGGGTAACACAGCCAGGTTGGGTACCAGAACGACCACACTTCGCGTGTGGCTTGATAACGAGACCCCGCACCCCCGTCAAAATTCTCATATGCAGGCGGGTTTAAAAACAACGTCCGCATTCCCTTCTCCTTCTCACTCCTCAGTCTATGGAAAGTGGCTATTATACCCGCACTTTGTGAGAAAGAAAGGCGCTACAGGGCTTGCTTTTTCCTTCTTTTCTCCTCCACTAGAGGTCGGAATACACGCAGCGTTGCCGACACGAGCACGCTAGCAACGGCCTGCGGCCTTCTCCCGGTCTATGTTTTCTACCCGTGGTCAACACCATTGGCGCGGTTTGGTTCATCACGCTCTTGAATGCCCCTATTTCAGTCGCTATGGTTTGCCCCGCCTATGATTGTGGTGGCTGTCATTGTCGCCCCTGGAGAAGGAGCGGTTGCTCCGCTGACACAGTTTGGCGGACTCTCTCTCATTAAACGAGCGGTACTCACGGCTCAGAAAGCTGGAGCCGCAACGTGTTATCTCAGCTGTCCTCAAGAGCACGAAGCAGCATTCCAACAGGAGCTGCGTCATGATCCACGGATTACGAGCCAGCTTCTTTGGCCCTCCTCCATCCAAAACCGGATACCGCAGGTACAGGACCAGGGACAATGTCTGGTCGTGGCAACTGACATAGTCTTTCGTCATCCGACTATTCAGGAACTCGTGCGGCGCTACGATGGGCAAACGATCAGGGTCGCTGAAGCTTCAGCATCACCATTGCTTGCTCTCATTCCGACCGCAGAGCTTCCCTTGATCCTCACCGAACTGCAACAAGGAAAGGCGTGGGACAAAACGACACCAGCGTATCAGAGCATGCAAGTTCCTCCTCCTGTAGGTCGAGGTTTGTTTCTGCAACGACTGACACCGGCAACGCTCATTCCCGAGACTGAACACAATTTACTCCTGTCTCTTGAGAATCCACGCGATGGACAGGTTGATACGTACATGAACCGTAAAGTCTCTCGGCATATAACCCGTTGGTTGTTGCGCACGCCGCTCACTCCTAATCAAGTGACGGTTCTCTCTTGTCTGGTTGGCATACTCGGAGCGCTCTGTTTTTTTCCTGGTGGATATTGGGGCCCAGTGTTGGGTGCACTGCTCTTACAGTTCTCTGTTGTCCTGGATTGTTGCGATGGAGAGATCGCGCGGGTCAAGTTCATGGAATCTCCGCTAGGAGATTGGTTAGATATTGTTTGTGACACGATCGTCAGTATTGCTATTTTCCTCGGCATCGGCGTGGCGGTGTGGCACGATGGAACAACACAACATGCGTTGTTGCTCGCCAGTCTGCTGGCCATTGGCGGTGCATTGTCGTTCCCTTTTGTCACCCTCGCTGAGAAGACCGAAGCAACGGGAGAACAGCGCAACGGGTGGGAAGATCACACCATAAAAAAAATACTCGCAAGCCTCACAACCCGAGATTTTTCTGTCGTAATCGTTGCGAGCGCGCTCATCGGGAAACTTCACTGGTTTCTGTGGGGCGCTGCACTTGGGGCACATGTGTTCTGGATATTCTTAGCCTGGCTCTTGTTTCGCGCGGGTCGCTTTGGTGCGCTCACAAACGTGTGGGGGCGGAAAGAAATATAAGGCAATGGAGATTTTAGTGAGCTTTTTGCGGCAAGAGACCACGCCCCATTTGCATGAGCGCAGCGAGGCCAATACCATTGTGAACCGTCTCCCGTGCTCGTCTCAGCGCCATCAATGTCAGTCCAGCAGCATCATCGATGCCAAGTAATCGACACAGAAAGACGCCCCCAGCCTCCTGCACGCCTAACGCACCTGGAATAACCAGTGCTGCCACGGTCAATGGCTGAATCATTGTTTCGATAATAAGCGCATCCGTAGGAGCCGCCGGGACTCCCATCAAAAAAAGAAACACCAGCAGTTCAATGGCACCAAATATCCACCCACCAAAATGGTAACAAGTCGACGTAACGAACCCACGGGTGTTGCCCTCGTAAAAATGTAAGAGGTGGGCATCAATTTCTTTGGCACGCTCTTCCCAACGTACGAGACGCTGCCAGCGAGGGAGGAGGCGGCGTAAGAAGCGAACACTCACTCCCATCAATCCACGCCGCTGCCAGCGAATGAGCAACAACGTAAAACCGTACGCCAACAACAACAATGGCCCAAGCACCCACCAACTTTGCTGAATCCATCCTAAACGGTGGAGAAAGAACGGAATCCCCAGCAGAATAAACACAACCTGTGATACGGTCAGTGCCGTTTTCGCAACCACCACCGAAGCCAATCCCGCTTCCGTCGGCAGCCCGTGGGCGCGGAGCATATACACTTTCACCGGCTCGCCACCAAGGTTAGCAGTGGGTGTCAGATTGTTCACTGCCTCACCAGCTAAGCGTGCCAGCGACCAACGCCATAACGGAATGTGAGGGAGCGAAATAGTTGTCGGCAGTGCACAGGCCCAACCTTTGGCGTCACACAAAGCAATCACCACTGATGGCAACAGGAGCAGAGGTGCTAACCAACCAATGCGTTGCACATACCCGAGCACTTCATTGATACCGACTTCCCACACCAGGAAGCCGAGGAGCCCGATGCCAAGCAGACCAGAAACGATGTTCAGGAACAACCGCCGCTTGTGACGATTGGCCTGCACGCGCTCGCTAGGGGATGCAGTCATTTCCACCAATCAATGCAGAAGGTCGCGCAGGGTAGCGAGGTTCTCACGATCTTCATGACAGTCGTCACTTTTGGGAGTTTCCAAACACATGGGCAATCCCCAGAATCGTTTGTCATTCATCAACAGCCGAAACGCCTCTAGGCCAATAAAGCCCTTGCCAATGTGTTCGTGACGATCGACGCGACAACCAAGGTCTTTCTTCGCATCGTTGAGATGAAAGGCGACCAGAAGATCAAGGCCAATGATTTCATCAAACTCAGCGAAAGTCCGTTCGTAGCCTTCTTTGGTACGCAAGTCGTAGCCTGCAGCAAAGGCATGCTCGGTATCAAAGCATACGCGAAGTCGATCAGGATTTTTGCTTGCATCAATAATCTGTCGCACCTGCTCAAAGCGATAGCCTAAGTTTGATCCCTGCCCGGCGGTAATTTCGATCGCCAGTTTCGTATCATAGCCAGGACAGGCCTTGTGCATTTCATCAATTGACTTGGCAATGGTTTGAATCCCAGCTTCTTCTCCGGCACCGACATGCGCTCCAGGATGGGCAATGAGGTAGACGATTCCCAGCGCTTCGCAACGTTCCATCTCATCGATGAGGCCAGCGACCGACTTCTTCCGTAAGGCATCATCAACGGCGGCAAAGTTGTAAAGATAAGAGTCATGAGCAACGACTTTCGTCAGGCCAGTTTCCTTTTTCGCGCGATGAAAACGAGCGATCTCTTCTTCACCAAGCGGCTTACTCACCCACTGCCGTGAGGACTTGGTGAAGAGCTGCACGGTATCACAGCCGACCTCTTTTCCTTGGAGAATCGCGTTGTCGACGCCACCAGCGATCGACATATGCGCGCCGAGCAATGGTCCTTTATAAGCCGTCGCTTTTTTTGCCATGCCACTCCTTTAAGGGAGAGGAATGAACAGGTCTAGTGGGTGCCAGAGGGCAATCCCATATTCCCGAGGCCAATAAACCCAACTGTTGCCATTGGAATTTCCCCTTTCAGCCTTGCCGCTTACTACGCGACTGAAAAGAGCACAAGAGTAGGACCCGAAGGGAAAGAACACAGGAGTGAAATCAACAACGGGGCGGGGAGTTGTCCCGTGCAGACGACGAGAACAACTCCCCAGCTTTTGTGGAGGGAAAGGGGTTAGTAGCGGGGAATGAAGATGTCCCACCAGGGGATACTGCCACCCGGAGGATAGTACGAACCGCCGTAGTAACCATCATTATAACGTGGACGGCTGTAAGTGCGGCGACGATAGTAATCGTCATCATCATCATAACGATCATAGTAACGGTCGTTGTAACGTCCACGACCGTAGTAAGGATCATAGGAGCCACGGTCATAACCGTAGCGGTCGTAATAAGACTGGTTGTAGCGTGGTTTGCAGTGTTTTTTCTTGGCGAAGGCCGGTGAGGTGCAGAGGGCAATTCCTAGAAGCGGGATGATGAGGAACAACAACTTCTTGAAGCGTGTATGCATAGGGACCTCCTTCTGAAAACAAGAAACACAACAGGATGAAAGAGGTTGCGTGCGAGAGTTGCGCACAATTGACTTCATCGCTCTCCACCCATAGAAGAGTGCGGACCGAAAGGAGTTTTTACGTGGATCGTCCGAAAGGTATGTCCGAAAGTCAGAAAGATTCGCTTCCCTGCGACCAATGTCCTAGGGCTGATCGTCAGCTAACCCGCAGGAGTCTCTTAAAGTCCGCTCTTGGGGTAAGTCTCACCGTTGCCGCAGTCGGGCAAGTAGCCCATGCCCAGACCGACCCCAAGAAAGCTCGCCCACAAGCCGGAGACTCGCTTGTTTTTGCTATGGGAGATCGTCAGGGACAACTAATCTCCCCGCGAGATGTGCCACTTGGTAGCCCACCAGTAACTGCCTACGCCAAAGACCCGACGACGCAGGTCGTACGCGACGGCTCACGTCTCAATCGCGTGCTGCTGGTGCGGCTAGCTCCGGAAACACTGACTGAACAGACGCGTGCGACATCTGCTGATGGGATCGTTGGCTATTCTGCGGTTTGCACACACACAGGATGTGATGTCGTTGGCTGGGAAGACGCCACCCAACACCTGGTTTGTCCGTGTCATACTTCAACTTTTGATGCCAAAGATCGTGCCCGTGTAGTCAGTGGTCCAGCACCGAAGGCACTCGCAGCGCTCCCGTTGCGCGTTGTCGATGGACAGCTTTCTGTCGCTGGACCATTCTCCGGTCGAGTCGGCGCTGAACAGAAGTGAGGGAATTGCATGTCTCAGAGTGTTATCTTTCTTTGCGTTTTTATCCTTAGCCTGAACGCTGCGCTGGTATCCGCACAATCGCTTGAAAAATACCAGCCAGTAACCAACGAACGACTCCTCCATCCAGAACCGCAAAACTGGCTCATGTATCGCGGCACGTATGATAGTTGGGGATACAGCCCACTCAATCAGATCAACAGCAAGAACGTTCGCAAGCTCGTCCCGGCCTGGACCTTTTCCACTGGTGTTGGTGAAGGCCATCAATCCCCACCCATTGTCAATAATGGCATCATGTTCATCACGACTCCACAAAACCAGGTGCTCGCTTTGCATGCGAAAACCGGAGACCTGCTGTGGCGGTACAAACGCGAGTTGCCGGAGGACCTCGTACAACTGCACCCAACCAATCGCGGAGTCGCACTGTACGGAGACAAAGTATATCTGGCGACGGTTGATGCACATCTGGTCGCACTGAACGCACGGACCGGTGACGTAGTTTGGGATCAAACTGTGGAGAATTATTCCACTGGCTATTATATGACGCTTGCCCCATTAGTGGCACGCGATAAGGTCATGGTCGGCGTGTCTGGTGGTGAGTTAGGCATCCGTGGCTTTGTTCAAGCGTTCGATGCTGAAACTGGCAAGCCGGTATGGAAAACGTATACCGTGCCTGGCCCAGGTGAGCCGGGCAACGACAGCTGGCCCGGTGAAACCTGGAAAAACGGCGCAGTACCGATTTGGATCACAGGGAGTTATGATCCTCAACTGAATCTCACATTCTGGGGCACGGGCAACCCTGGCCCATTCATGGGAGAAGTCCGCAAAGGCGATAACCTCTACGCCAATTCTGTGATCGCCTTAGATGCCGATACCGGCAAACTCAAAGCGCATCATCAGTATCACTGGAACGATTCATGGGATTGGGACGAAGTGTCAGCACCGATCCTCATCGACGTCAACCGCAACGGGCGGGTGATTAAAGCGTTGGTGCATCCCGCGCGTAACGGGTACTTGTGGTTACTTGAGCGGAGTGCTGACAAGATTGCTTTTGTGCATGCAGAACCATTTGTGAAGCAAAATGTATTTGCCAAGGTAGATCCAGAAACTGGACGACCAACCTACGATGCCGCGCGCATTCCAGGCATCGACAAACGCGCCGAGTTTTGTCCATCAATCTGGGGTGGTAAGGACTGGCCGCCTGCAGGGTACAATCCACAGACCGGCTATCTGTATATCCCTGCCAACGAGAACCTGTGCAGTGCGATGAAGGGAAAG belongs to Deltaproteobacteria bacterium and includes:
- a CDS encoding CDP-alcohol phosphatidyltransferase family protein, with translation MPLFQSLWFAPPMIVVAVIVAPGEGAVAPLTQFGGLSLIKRAVLTAQKAGAATCYLSCPQEHEAAFQQELRHDPRITSQLLWPSSIQNRIPQVQDQGQCLVVATDIVFRHPTIQELVRRYDGQTIRVAEASASPLLALIPTAELPLILTELQQGKAWDKTTPAYQSMQVPPPVGRGLFLQRLTPATLIPETEHNLLLSLENPRDGQVDTYMNRKVSRHITRWLLRTPLTPNQVTVLSCLVGILGALCFFPGGYWGPVLGALLLQFSVVLDCCDGEIARVKFMESPLGDWLDIVCDTIVSIAIFLGIGVAVWHDGTTQHALLLASLLAIGGALSFPFVTLAEKTEATGEQRNGWEDHTIKKILASLTTRDFSVVIVASALIGKLHWFLWGAALGAHVFWIFLAWLLFRAGRFGALTNVWGRKEI
- a CDS encoding flippase-like domain-containing protein; translation: MTASPSERVQANRHKRRLFLNIVSGLLGIGLLGFLVWEVGINEVLGYVQRIGWLAPLLLLPSVVIALCDAKGWACALPTTISLPHIPLWRWSLARLAGEAVNNLTPTANLGGEPVKVYMLRAHGLPTEAGLASVVVAKTALTVSQVVFILLGIPFFLHRLGWIQQSWWVLGPLLLLAYGFTLLLIRWQRRGLMGVSVRFLRRLLPRWQRLVRWEERAKEIDAHLLHFYEGNTRGFVTSTCYHFGGWIFGAIELLVFLFLMGVPAAPTDALIIETMIQPLTVAALVIPGALGVQEAGGVFLCRLLGIDDAAGLTLMALRRARETVHNGIGLAALMQMGRGLLPQKAH
- a CDS encoding deoxyribonuclease IV, whose product is MAKKATAYKGPLLGAHMSIAGGVDNAILQGKEVGCDTVQLFTKSSRQWVSKPLGEEEIARFHRAKKETGLTKVVAHDSYLYNFAAVDDALRKKSVAGLIDEMERCEALGIVYLIAHPGAHVGAGEEAGIQTIAKSIDEMHKACPGYDTKLAIEITAGQGSNLGYRFEQVRQIIDASKNPDRLRVCFDTEHAFAAGYDLRTKEGYERTFAEFDEIIGLDLLVAFHLNDAKKDLGCRVDRHEHIGKGFIGLEAFRLLMNDKRFWGLPMCLETPKSDDCHEDRENLATLRDLLH
- a CDS encoding Rieske 2Fe-2S domain-containing protein, with protein sequence MSESQKDSLPCDQCPRADRQLTRRSLLKSALGVSLTVAAVGQVAHAQTDPKKARPQAGDSLVFAMGDRQGQLISPRDVPLGSPPVTAYAKDPTTQVVRDGSRLNRVLLVRLAPETLTEQTRATSADGIVGYSAVCTHTGCDVVGWEDATQHLVCPCHTSTFDAKDRARVVSGPAPKALAALPLRVVDGQLSVAGPFSGRVGAEQK
- a CDS encoding PQQ-dependent dehydrogenase, methanol/ethanol family; translated protein: MSQSVIFLCVFILSLNAALVSAQSLEKYQPVTNERLLHPEPQNWLMYRGTYDSWGYSPLNQINSKNVRKLVPAWTFSTGVGEGHQSPPIVNNGIMFITTPQNQVLALHAKTGDLLWRYKRELPEDLVQLHPTNRGVALYGDKVYLATVDAHLVALNARTGDVVWDQTVENYSTGYYMTLAPLVARDKVMVGVSGGELGIRGFVQAFDAETGKPVWKTYTVPGPGEPGNDSWPGETWKNGAVPIWITGSYDPQLNLTFWGTGNPGPFMGEVRKGDNLYANSVIALDADTGKLKAHHQYHWNDSWDWDEVSAPILIDVNRNGRVIKALVHPARNGYLWLLERSADKIAFVHAEPFVKQNVFAKVDPETGRPTYDAARIPGIDKRAEFCPSIWGGKDWPPAGYNPQTGYLYIPANENLCSAMKGKPVTYAPGQLYIGLGIADIELLPQPSAKDHIGELQAWDMNAGKKVWTQTFKSHNWGPILTTGGGLVFQGGTNDRYFRAFDAKTGKLLWQQRTNSGVTGVPSTYQVDGVQYVAVQAGWGVDAQRKQELLDKAANTKTFVPQGGVLWVFALSK